In Andreesenia angusta, a single genomic region encodes these proteins:
- the pstC gene encoding phosphate ABC transporter permease subunit PstC, with the protein MILDRPYEEKTARYKKIERKEKLIKILLSMFAGVSVLTTIGIIGVLLSESIGFFKEVSIVEFLTGTEWTALFSNPKFGVLPLVAGTLVVTVIGCIIAIPLGLGSAIYLSEYASKRTRKILKPTLEILAGIPTIVYGYFALTVLSPVIRTVFPSSSVFNALSGGIAVGIMILPMISSLSEDAMRAVPESLREGAYALGCTKLEVATKVVVPAALSSIISSFILGISRAIGETMIVALAAGSTPNMTLNPLESVQTMTAFIAQVASGDVSHGGLIYKTIFAVGLLLFCITLGLNVLSRYIVKKYKEEY; encoded by the coding sequence ATGATTTTGGATAGACCGTACGAAGAGAAAACAGCAAGATACAAGAAGATAGAGAGAAAAGAAAAGCTTATAAAAATACTGCTTTCCATGTTTGCAGGAGTTTCAGTGCTTACGACTATTGGGATAATAGGGGTGCTTTTAAGCGAGAGCATTGGGTTTTTCAAGGAAGTTTCGATAGTGGAGTTTTTAACTGGAACAGAGTGGACAGCGCTTTTTAGCAACCCAAAATTTGGGGTACTTCCACTTGTAGCTGGAACACTTGTAGTCACAGTTATAGGCTGTATAATAGCGATTCCGCTTGGGCTTGGAAGTGCAATATACTTGAGCGAATATGCCTCTAAAAGAACTAGGAAAATACTGAAGCCTACGCTTGAAATACTGGCAGGAATACCTACTATAGTCTATGGGTACTTTGCCCTTACAGTTTTGAGCCCTGTAATAAGGACTGTGTTTCCCTCATCTAGCGTGTTCAATGCGCTGAGCGGGGGAATAGCTGTGGGCATAATGATACTGCCTATGATATCTTCGCTGAGTGAGGATGCCATGAGAGCAGTGCCAGAGTCTCTAAGAGAAGGAGCTTACGCGCTTGGCTGCACAAAACTGGAGGTTGCCACCAAGGTAGTAGTGCCAGCGGCCCTTTCAAGCATAATATCCTCTTTTATACTTGGGATTTCAAGAGCCATAGGAGAGACTATGATAGTTGCGCTTGCGGCGGGGTCTACACCTAATATGACACTGAACCCTCTTGAGAGCGTTCAGACTATGACGGCTTTCATAGCGCAGGTGGCTTCGGGAGATGTAAGCCATGGAGGGCTTATCTACAAAACGATATTTGCAGTAGGGCTGCTGCTCTTCTGTATAACCCTAGGGCTTAACGTGCTTTCTAGGTATATAGTCAAGAAGTACAAGGAGGAATACTAG
- a CDS encoding ABC transporter permease: MFFSIQVNKIAFSNTVKVGIGTVLSCMVIGVYMAFYTDYFKAKYQRIVNLFMLSPFVLPGVMIVIAFIQLYSETGIVNQALKLMLNLKSPPINFSGFWGIIFVHAFTQYIYFYINTSIALKFLDYSTIEAAKGLGASKFEIFKDIIFPHIRPALLTSALMTFATGTGSFSAPYLIGGGYRMMSTQILQSKMSNQMQMASTQVILLMVISITTMGLYSHYSKQISKSKATKSKKFKKVKVESRLANAMLHATALFIVILIVVPLAAIILLSFADSKSWMMNIFPNDFGLMNYRAIFSRARVLAPIKNSLYMSSIAAALATTIAVISSYLILKDKSFKSRALNFLVLLPMAIPPSTLGVNLIFAFNQKRLMLFNNSLVGTYAILPIAYVIATVTLVSRSTYTAFSNFNPEYEFASRNLGANQIKTFKWVILPIVSPGIISGFSLAFMRCIGEYTISALLYGVHNRPLSIAMVNALHDFDVGISMAYGGIVIFIGAIFLIVLSKYNDDFKN; the protein is encoded by the coding sequence ATGTTTTTTTCAATTCAAGTGAATAAAATAGCTTTTTCTAATACGGTGAAAGTTGGGATAGGTACAGTTTTAAGCTGCATGGTGATAGGAGTATATATGGCTTTTTATACAGACTATTTTAAAGCCAAATATCAGCGAATAGTAAATCTATTTATGTTAAGTCCATTTGTGCTTCCTGGGGTTATGATAGTTATAGCTTTTATACAGCTGTATTCAGAGACTGGTATAGTAAATCAAGCGCTAAAGCTGATGTTGAATCTGAAAAGCCCGCCTATAAACTTCTCTGGTTTCTGGGGGATTATATTTGTACATGCATTCACTCAGTATATATATTTCTATATAAACACGTCTATAGCTTTGAAATTTCTAGACTACTCCACTATAGAGGCCGCCAAGGGACTCGGAGCTTCAAAGTTTGAGATATTTAAGGATATAATATTTCCACATATAAGGCCGGCCCTTTTGACATCCGCTCTAATGACATTTGCTACAGGAACGGGATCTTTCTCGGCACCATATTTAATAGGTGGCGGGTACAGGATGATGAGCACACAGATACTTCAGTCTAAGATGAGCAATCAGATGCAAATGGCCTCTACTCAAGTTATACTGCTTATGGTTATATCTATTACGACTATGGGACTCTATAGCCATTACAGCAAGCAAATTTCAAAGTCTAAAGCCACTAAGTCAAAAAAATTCAAAAAGGTGAAAGTAGAAAGTAGACTTGCAAATGCTATGCTTCATGCCACGGCGCTTTTTATAGTAATTTTGATAGTAGTTCCTCTTGCTGCAATAATACTGTTGTCGTTTGCGGACTCTAAGAGCTGGATGATGAATATATTTCCGAACGACTTCGGGCTTATGAATTATAGAGCTATATTTTCTAGAGCAAGAGTATTAGCACCTATAAAGAACAGCTTATATATGTCTTCTATAGCCGCAGCTTTGGCCACGACTATAGCGGTAATAAGCTCCTACTTGATACTAAAAGATAAAAGCTTTAAATCCAGGGCGTTAAACTTCTTGGTACTGCTCCCTATGGCGATACCTCCAAGTACGCTGGGGGTGAATCTGATATTTGCATTCAATCAAAAGAGGCTGATGCTTTTCAACAACTCCCTTGTGGGAACATACGCTATACTGCCTATAGCCTATGTAATAGCCACTGTGACTCTGGTATCTAGAAGCACCTATACAGCATTCAGCAACTTCAATCCAGAATACGAGTTTGCATCTAGGAACCTAGGAGCTAACCAGATCAAGACATTTAAATGGGTCATACTCCCCATAGTTAGCCCAGGAATAATATCAGGATTTTCGCTGGCTTTTATGAGGTGTATAGGTGAATATACAATATCGGCGCTTCTCTATGGAGTGCACAACAGACCGCTTTCAATAGCTATGGTAAATGCCCTTCACGACTTTGACGTCGGAATATCCATGGCTTATGGAGGTATAGTTATATTCATAGGGGCTATTTTTTTGATAGTGCTGTCAAAATACAACGATGACTTTAAAAACTAA
- a CDS encoding ABC transporter ATP-binding protein yields MGNIKFENIEKSFGEKRILDKVNIEIEDGELFTFLGPSGCGKTTLLRILAGFEKPDSGKVKLGGKDITSFLPEKREIAMVFQNYALFSNMNVSKNVGYGLKTRKMNKQTIADKVENKLAMVGMSEFGERDINELSGGEQQRVCIARALAVEPKVLLLDEPLSNLDAKLRYKMRKEIRELQKELGITTVFVTHDQEEAMSISDRIAVFNDGKIVQVDTPRGLYNHPKNEFIAGFVGESNILNKEELKEIGIEREDILKACIRPQDIALVKEGDMNANIVEAEFNGSHTTYTCVYGKVRLKITEGTSLGKNPRNIGDLVAFKIDKRAVKSLE; encoded by the coding sequence ATGGGAAATATAAAGTTTGAAAATATTGAAAAATCATTTGGAGAAAAAAGAATATTAGATAAAGTGAACATCGAAATAGAAGATGGAGAGCTGTTTACTTTTCTAGGACCATCAGGTTGTGGAAAGACCACTCTACTCAGGATACTTGCGGGGTTTGAAAAGCCAGACTCCGGCAAGGTTAAGCTAGGCGGAAAAGATATAACTTCTTTTTTGCCGGAAAAAAGAGAGATTGCAATGGTGTTTCAAAACTATGCACTTTTTTCTAATATGAATGTAAGCAAGAATGTGGGATACGGCCTTAAAACTAGAAAAATGAACAAACAGACTATAGCCGATAAAGTAGAAAACAAGCTTGCGATGGTGGGGATGAGCGAGTTTGGAGAACGTGATATAAATGAGCTTTCTGGAGGAGAGCAACAGAGGGTATGCATCGCTAGGGCTTTGGCGGTGGAGCCTAAAGTGTTGCTCTTAGACGAGCCGCTTTCAAACCTGGATGCAAAACTTAGATACAAGATGAGAAAAGAGATAAGAGAGCTTCAGAAGGAGCTGGGTATAACTACTGTGTTCGTCACTCACGACCAAGAGGAGGCCATGTCTATTTCAGACAGAATAGCTGTGTTTAATGATGGGAAAATAGTTCAGGTAGATACACCTCGTGGGCTCTATAATCATCCTAAAAATGAATTTATAGCAGGGTTTGTGGGAGAGTCCAATATACTGAACAAAGAAGAGCTTAAAGAAATAGGTATAGAGAGAGAAGATATATTGAAGGCTTGCATAAGGCCTCAAGATATAGCGCTGGTAAAAGAGGGAGATATGAACGCAAATATAGTAGAGGCCGAGTTTAATGGAAGCCACACCACATACACATGTGTGTATGGAAAAGTAAGACTTAAAATTACAGAGGGAACGTCTCTTGGTAAAAATCCCAGAAATATTGGGGATCTAGTTGCATTTAAGATAGATAAAAGAGCTGTAAAGAGTCTGGAATAG
- a CDS encoding extracellular solute-binding protein, with the protein MNLLKRFLLLTLSMVLAISLAACSNSDKSSSEDAKSGAESEAKTQDLEEKLVIYSTHGEDMLEVVADGFTEKTGVEVEFINLKGELADRVRAEKENPQADIMYGGASSLFITMAEEDLFESTKPSWEESLDAKFKDSEGRWFGVMQTPVVMFYNNEALSEEEAPKSWADLADPKYKDMIVSRDYVSSSQRATIVSLLDYYSSNSSFEEGVEYLKQLDQNTKNYYGSGSLHFQAVGKSEAPISYGVLSSITDNVNNNGMPLTMIDAEEGSIVLTDAIAAIKNSPHPNAAAAFIDYAGSEEVQVKLANEFDRMPTLAEAVKQGPEWMQTPLKEMDINWGNVAKNELEWLNLWDTEIRDSGKDIAE; encoded by the coding sequence ATGAACTTATTAAAGAGATTTTTACTATTGACTCTATCTATGGTGCTGGCAATTTCATTAGCTGCTTGCTCAAACTCAGACAAATCATCTTCTGAAGATGCAAAAAGCGGTGCAGAGAGTGAAGCCAAAACTCAGGACCTAGAGGAAAAGCTTGTAATCTACTCAACGCATGGAGAGGATATGCTGGAAGTGGTTGCAGATGGATTTACGGAAAAAACAGGAGTAGAAGTTGAATTCATAAATCTAAAAGGTGAACTTGCAGATAGAGTGAGAGCTGAAAAAGAGAACCCGCAGGCAGATATAATGTACGGAGGAGCTTCTTCGCTTTTTATAACAATGGCTGAAGAAGACTTATTTGAGAGTACGAAGCCTTCATGGGAAGAAAGCCTTGATGCTAAATTCAAGGATTCGGAAGGAAGATGGTTTGGAGTGATGCAGACACCTGTTGTTATGTTTTACAACAACGAAGCTTTAAGCGAGGAAGAGGCTCCTAAGAGCTGGGCAGATCTTGCAGACCCTAAGTATAAGGATATGATAGTTTCTAGAGACTATGTTTCTTCGTCTCAAAGAGCTACTATAGTTTCTCTTTTAGACTACTACAGTAGCAACTCTTCTTTTGAAGAAGGTGTTGAATATCTGAAGCAGCTAGATCAAAACACTAAAAACTACTATGGAAGCGGAAGTCTTCACTTCCAGGCAGTTGGGAAAAGTGAGGCACCTATAAGTTACGGAGTTTTAAGCTCTATAACTGACAATGTGAACAACAATGGAATGCCGCTTACTATGATAGACGCAGAAGAAGGATCTATAGTTCTTACAGATGCTATTGCGGCTATAAAGAACTCACCTCATCCTAATGCGGCGGCAGCTTTTATAGACTACGCTGGAAGCGAAGAGGTTCAGGTTAAGCTGGCAAATGAATTTGACAGAATGCCTACACTGGCTGAAGCAGTAAAGCAGGGGCCAGAGTGGATGCAGACTCCTTTAAAGGAAATGGATATAAACTGGGGAAATGTCGCAAAAAATGAACTGGAATGGTTGAATCTTTGGGATACTGAAATAAGAGATTCAGGAAAAGATATAGCGGAATAA
- a CDS encoding PstS family phosphate ABC transporter substrate-binding protein produces the protein MKLFKNSKFVKTSLLAITSMSLLFTACGSNGDGGENGNGGASTEISGSIEADGSSTVYPITEAIAEEFQIANPDSRVTVGMSGTGGGFKRFTVGETDISNASREIKDEEKAEAEKNGVEYTKFDVAYDGISIVVSKDNEFIEDITAEELKKIWEPNSTVKTWQDVRADWPAEPVKLYGPGTDSGTFDYFTEEIMGEGGASRTDYTASEDDNVLVQGIMADKNAMGYFGYAYYLENQDKLKLVSVNGIAPNNETIQSGEYAPLSRPIYIYVSNNSIKEKPQVRAFVETYLDLAKDIVGDVGYIALEDSAYEEGKATLEAIK, from the coding sequence ATGAAATTATTCAAGAATTCAAAATTTGTAAAGACATCACTACTAGCTATAACATCTATGTCACTTTTATTCACTGCTTGCGGAAGCAACGGAGATGGCGGAGAGAACGGGAACGGTGGAGCTAGTACAGAAATATCTGGTTCAATAGAAGCAGACGGTTCCTCTACAGTTTATCCTATAACAGAGGCAATTGCAGAGGAGTTCCAAATAGCTAATCCTGACTCAAGAGTGACTGTTGGAATGTCTGGAACAGGTGGAGGATTCAAGAGATTCACAGTTGGCGAGACAGATATCTCAAACGCTTCTAGAGAGATAAAGGATGAGGAAAAAGCAGAAGCAGAGAAAAATGGGGTAGAATACACTAAGTTCGACGTGGCTTACGACGGAATATCTATAGTTGTAAGCAAAGACAATGAATTTATAGAGGATATAACAGCTGAAGAGCTGAAGAAGATATGGGAGCCAAACAGCACTGTAAAGACTTGGCAAGATGTAAGGGCGGATTGGCCAGCAGAGCCAGTTAAGCTTTATGGACCTGGAACAGACTCTGGAACTTTCGACTATTTCACTGAAGAGATAATGGGCGAAGGCGGAGCTTCTAGAACAGACTACACAGCCAGTGAAGATGACAACGTACTTGTTCAAGGTATAATGGCAGACAAAAACGCCATGGGATACTTCGGATACGCTTACTACCTAGAGAACCAAGACAAGTTAAAGCTTGTATCTGTAAACGGAATAGCACCTAACAACGAGACTATCCAAAGCGGAGAATACGCACCACTTTCAAGACCGATATACATCTACGTTTCTAACAACTCGATAAAAGAGAAGCCACAGGTCAGAGCTTTTGTGGAGACTTACCTAGACCTAGCTAAAGACATAGTTGGAGATGTTGGGTATATAGCACTAGAGGACAGCGCTTACGAAGAGGGGAAAGCTACTCTAGAAGCCATAAAATAA
- the ychF gene encoding redox-regulated ATPase YchF, with amino-acid sequence MKLGIVGLPNVGKSTLFNAITSAGAESANYPFCTIEPNVGVVSVPDERLDALRELFNSEKCVPTAIEFFDIAGLVKGASKGEGLGNKFLSHIREVDAIVHVVRCFEDENITHVEGRIDPVDDIEIINLELVLADLEVVSKRLDKVQKLVKGDKSYQKEFELLTEIKSVLEEGKSVRTMEFSPEDTTVVKSFNLISSKPILYVTNVSEEDVVEGNENSFVQKVMEYASEEGSEVVVISAQIEAEVSELDPEEKKEFLGDLGLSESGLDKLIKASYKLLGLMSYLTAGPKEVRAWTIKIGSKAPEAAGKIHSDMEKGFIRAEVVAFDALMEHGGYTKAKEKGLVRLEGKEYVMNDGDVVNFRFNV; translated from the coding sequence ATGAAATTAGGAATAGTAGGTTTACCAAACGTAGGAAAGAGTACGCTTTTTAACGCCATAACTTCAGCAGGAGCAGAGTCTGCCAACTACCCATTCTGCACTATAGAGCCGAATGTAGGAGTTGTTTCAGTTCCGGACGAAAGACTGGATGCGCTTAGAGAGCTTTTCAACTCGGAGAAATGCGTTCCGACAGCTATAGAGTTCTTCGACATAGCGGGACTTGTAAAGGGTGCCAGCAAAGGTGAAGGACTTGGAAACAAGTTTCTTTCACATATAAGGGAAGTAGACGCAATAGTACATGTAGTTAGATGCTTCGAAGACGAAAACATAACTCATGTGGAGGGCAGAATTGACCCTGTAGATGATATAGAGATAATAAACCTGGAGCTAGTGCTTGCAGACCTTGAAGTTGTGTCAAAGAGACTCGACAAGGTGCAAAAGCTTGTGAAGGGAGACAAATCGTATCAAAAAGAATTCGAGCTACTGACCGAGATAAAGAGTGTGCTTGAAGAAGGCAAGTCTGTCAGGACTATGGAGTTCTCTCCTGAAGATACAACAGTTGTAAAGAGCTTTAACCTAATATCTTCAAAGCCTATACTCTACGTTACAAACGTGTCTGAGGAAGACGTAGTAGAGGGGAACGAAAATAGCTTTGTGCAAAAGGTTATGGAATACGCCTCTGAAGAGGGTTCAGAAGTTGTAGTGATATCTGCCCAGATAGAGGCGGAAGTTTCAGAGCTTGACCCTGAAGAGAAGAAAGAGTTCCTAGGCGACCTAGGCCTTTCAGAGTCAGGACTCGACAAGCTTATAAAAGCAAGCTACAAGCTGCTTGGGCTTATGAGCTACCTTACTGCCGGCCCTAAAGAAGTTAGAGCTTGGACTATAAAGATAGGCTCTAAGGCGCCTGAAGCCGCTGGAAAGATCCACTCTGATATGGAGAAGGGATTTATAAGGGCAGAGGTCGTAGCTTTTGACGCTCTTATGGAGCACGGTGGATACACTAAGGCCAAGGAAAAAGGGCTTGTAAGACTTGAAGGCAAAGAGTATGTGATGAACGATGGAGATGTTGTAAATTTCAGATTTAATGTGTAG
- a CDS encoding peptidoglycan recognition protein family protein, with product MLPIQFMPVKYNFNKGTNKPKYIVIHDTGNPTASAENHFRYFNGGNRGASAHYFIDQDNIIQIIRDEDSAWHVGDGRGKYGITNSNSIGIEICLPGNKERSVAHAIDLTVELMQKHNIPLDRVVRHYDASRKYCPNFMRSDNWAKWIEFKARVANQLGGNGMKEQDIRNIVRDEMKQLMLGESQIRALVKSEVDKAVKQSKYDTAGTVDTHWAYKDLVELNTRLSQAGAPGISSTNLNDLATRGEVIRMLNISTKTGCSCK from the coding sequence ATGCTGCCAATTCAGTTTATGCCTGTGAAGTACAACTTCAACAAAGGCACGAACAAGCCTAAATATATAGTCATTCATGATACCGGGAACCCTACTGCTAGTGCTGAAAACCACTTCAGATACTTCAATGGGGGTAATCGTGGAGCCAGTGCTCATTACTTCATAGACCAAGACAACATCATCCAGATAATAAGAGATGAAGATAGCGCTTGGCACGTCGGAGACGGCCGTGGAAAGTACGGAATAACAAACAGCAATAGCATAGGTATAGAGATATGCCTTCCGGGCAACAAGGAGCGTTCTGTGGCTCATGCGATAGACCTGACAGTCGAGCTTATGCAAAAGCACAATATACCACTGGACAGAGTAGTTAGACACTATGATGCTAGTAGGAAGTACTGCCCGAACTTCATGAGGTCAGATAACTGGGCAAAGTGGATAGAGTTCAAAGCTAGAGTAGCGAATCAACTAGGAGGGAACGGAATGAAAGAGCAGGACATAAGGAATATAGTTAGAGACGAGATGAAGCAACTAATGCTTGGAGAGTCACAGATTAGGGCTCTTGTGAAGTCTGAAGTGGACAAAGCAGTCAAGCAGAGCAAGTATGACACTGCGGGTACTGTAGATACTCACTGGGCATACAAGGACCTTGTAGAGCTGAACACAAGGCTTTCTCAGGCAGGTGCTCCTGGGATAAGTTCCACAAACCTGAATGACCTTGCAACCAGGGGAGAAGTCATAAGGATGCTGAACATATCTACCAAGACGGGGTGTAGCTGCAAATAG
- a CDS encoding phage holin family protein: protein MERINVAKTGVLSVAGTVGSFAVHQLGGWDMALNTLIIFMSVDYITGLVVAGVFNNSTKTEFGALESGAGFRGLCKKGMILAIVLMAYRLDMVMGSEFIRDAVIIAYIINESISIIENAGLMGLPVPSALKKAIEVLKSKSEEE from the coding sequence ATGGAAAGAATAAACGTAGCGAAAACAGGAGTGCTATCAGTCGCCGGAACAGTCGGTAGCTTTGCAGTACATCAATTAGGAGGCTGGGATATGGCACTAAACACACTAATAATATTTATGTCGGTGGACTACATAACAGGCCTTGTAGTTGCTGGAGTATTCAACAATAGCACTAAAACAGAGTTTGGAGCTTTAGAATCGGGTGCTGGGTTTAGGGGACTCTGTAAAAAGGGTATGATTCTAGCCATAGTATTAATGGCATACAGGCTAGATATGGTCATGGGCTCCGAGTTCATACGAGACGCTGTGATAATAGCCTATATAATAAACGAATCTATCTCAATAATAGAAAACGCAGGACTTATGGGGCTCCCAGTGCCTAGTGCTCTTAAGAAAGCCATTGAAGTTTTAAAAAGCAAAAGTGAGGAGGAATAG
- a CDS encoding CD1375 family protein, which produces MKSYMIVCYAILVKSGKWVLEPVEGDSKPTVPTEYTIAVAEYLATA; this is translated from the coding sequence TTGAAAAGCTACATGATAGTATGTTACGCGATACTCGTAAAGAGTGGAAAATGGGTACTCGAACCAGTGGAAGGTGACTCAAAACCTACAGTTCCGACAGAATATACAATAGCAGTTGCAGAGTATTTAGCAACGGCATAG